A genomic window from Cotesia glomerata isolate CgM1 linkage group LG7, MPM_Cglom_v2.3, whole genome shotgun sequence includes:
- the LOC123269628 gene encoding uncharacterized protein LOC123269628 yields MHYNNFSFSETYDIARAVEIAAVDSSTSDEAAMSRLQDGQTLGTKRERKRPGRFLDQESDRASSSDDYSRDMQNDKETTPKHQFHYDSGHDSSKDVEETQELDYSDFFENHPQHSTKPKSKNINVRKIENITHTIIKSKTSQSIDKTKEPVVFTEMAKDPGTLTPVDETIDKTIEINIENGIHHQSPSQGAISKSPEPSLPMNDTETLTAEILKLDCSPNCCN; encoded by the exons atgcattacaataatttttctttctcagAGACTTATGATATAGCTAGAGCTGTAGAAATTGCTGCCGTCGATTCATCTACAAGCGACGAAGCAGCTATGTCACGGTTGCAAGATGGCCAAACATTGGGTACTAAACGTGAACGGAAACGTCCAGGACGTTTTTTAGACCAGGAATCAGACAGAGCTAGCTCCAGTGATGATTACAGTAGAGATATGCAAAATGATAAAGAAACTACACCAAAACATCAATTTCATTATGATTCTGGTCATGACAGCTCAAAAGATGTAGAAGAGACCCAAGAGTTAGACTACagcgatttttttgaaaatcaccCTCAACACTCTACAAAgccaaaatcaaaaaatattaatgtaagaaaaatagaaaatataacacatactattataaaaagtaaaacatCTCAATCTATCGACAAAACAAAAGAACCTGTGGTTTTTACGGAAATGGCCAAAGATCCGGGTACTTTGACACCTGTGGACGAGACCATTGATAAaactattgaaataaatatagaaaacGGCATTCATCATCAAAGTCCGAGTCAAGGAGCCATTTCTAAATCTCCAGAACCATCGTTGCCTATGAACGATACTGAAACTTTAACcgctgaaattttaaaattagattGTTCTCCCAACTGCTGCA attgA